TTCCAACTCTTCAATCAATGCTTTCACGTCGGCAAGATCTTCTTTTTCAAGAGATTGCGCCATTCTGGAAAGAATTGTTTTCTGCTTTTCTCTGTATTCTAAAACACGCGGATTCGTGCTTTCAAATTCGTTTTTATCGAATGCATCTCCAAATCTTTTCGCTGCTTTATCGATTTCTTTTTGGGCTTTATCTTCTAATTTCGCACAATAATCTTCCAGTAGAACGTCGGCTCTGAAACGTTTTTTCGAATCTTTGTTGTCAATCAATGGATCATTAAAAGCATCAACGTGGCCGGAAGCTTTCCAAATGGTAGGATGCATAAAAATTGCAGAATCAATACCCACAATGTTGTCATTCAACTGAACCATCGCCTTCCACCAATACTGTTTGATGTTGTTTTTCAGTTCCACCCCATTTTGTCCGTAATCGTAAATCGCTGAAAGTCCGTCGTAAATTTCACTCGAAGGAAAAATAAAACCATATTCTTTCGCGTGCGAAATCAATTTTTTGAAAACATCTTCTTGTTTTGCCATCGTTTTTAGAATTTATGCAAAAATAGGGAATTTTATTGTATTTTTTAGGAGCCGGGAACCTGCTCTACACTCTATCTTTTTTATTTTTTGCGCCGCTTTTCCCGCACCGAAAAATAAAAAAGGATGCCGTTGCGATCAGGGCTATTTTAAATTCGGATTCATAAAAAAGAGGTGCTGTAAAAACAAAAAACGGAAATCACTTTCCGTCTTCATTAGTATTTAAGGTTATGGCGATTTAAAAATTATAACTTAAAGCCAAACCATTTTCGGCAGTTTCCACTTTGAAGTAGGGTTGAAAAGCCGTTGATTCACCATTTTCAGTTTGGATTGCTTTGTCGAAGTTTTTCTTAGCACCTAAATAAAACGGAATCGAAGCCAGGGCAATTCCGGCACTGATTCCGAAAACCGTCCATCGCGCGCTGTTATCAGTTTTATAGACATAGGTGGTTCCAAAAAGTCCCTCCACCTTTGTTTCCTTTGGGCTGCTGATAATTTGTCCTAACGTGAACCCCATTCCGAAACCGCCCACAGTTCCTAAAATATCGCCAAAAGTTTTGTTGCTTCTTCCTTTCTTGAAATAGTTTCTTGCCTCGGTCTTATCAAATACTTGCTCGTATTTGGATATTTTATAAGTCTGTCCATCTTTTGATAGTTTCCGACCCGACATTGAAACTTGTGAAAAGACACTTTGAAAAGAAAGAGCCAATCCCAAAAGTAGAAATTTATTCATATATTTTTTTTGCTAAAGTAATGGTTTTAATTTATATTAATTGCTTTTAATGAATTTTTTGATGTCTTCATTATCCCCATAAATAACCAGGATATCTGCAGCTTCTAAAACGGTATCGGTAGTTACAACTCCCTGAATCTGGTTAATCCGTTTTACTTTCCCGAAGAGATTTTTATCCGCTATTTTTTTAATGATGGTTACACAAACAAGGTTATAATTGTTTCTGAATCCCACCTCTTCAATTGTCTTTCCCACCAATTTATCAGGAATGGAGATTTCTGCAATACTGAAGTTCATGCTGAGTTCAAATGAATCCACCATGCCTTTTAGGGAGAGTTTTTTCGCCCATCGTTCGGCACTTTCATCTTCGGGGTGAATAATCGTTTCTACATTCATAGCCTCTAATATGGTTTCATGAATTGGTGTTATGGCTCGACTGATAATGCGGTTTGGATGCAGTTTTTTTACCATTGCAGTCGCCATGATATTCGCCCCGGTATCTTCGCCTATGGCAATAATTACAATGTCGGTATCTTTCCAGGGAAGTCCGGACATTGCGAATTCATCCGTAGCATCAAGGCAAATGGCGTAGGAAATCTTTTCTTTTACGGCTTCTACCTTGGCGATGCTGTTGTCAATTCCGATAACTTCGTTACCTAATTTTGTGAGTTTTTCGGCGAGAGAAAGTCCAAAATTTCCTAAACCGACGACTATATATTTCATGTTTTTTTATTAATTAATTAAAATTTCTTCCTTTGGATATTGATAATTATGATATTTCTCCCGCTTCATCATAGCGATCAAAAGAGAGAACATGCTTACCCTGCCTATAAACATCATGGCGATAATGATCAGTTTTCCAGCGGAGGAGAGATTGGGAGTGGTGTTAACGCTTTGACCCACTGTAGAGAAGGCTGAAAATGCTTCAAAAGCTAAGGTTAATAAATCTTTATCGGGCTCTACGATAACCAGAAGAAAGATTCCTATTCCTAAAACAAGCAGAGATAATGCAATAATAGCAAAGGCTCTGCGTATTGAATGTTCTCCGATTTCCCGACGATAAATTTCTGTTCTTTTTTTACCTTTTGCTAGACTGATAATATTGAGAACAGCGATCGCAAAAGTACTGGTTTTAATTCCGCCTCCGGTTGAAGCCGGCGAGGCACCGATCCACATTAAAAATATGCAGATCATTAAAGTCGGCGCCGATATCAAACTGACATCTACGGTATTAAATCCCGCAGTTCTGTTATTCGCAGAGATAAAAAATGCTTCAATCAAGGCACCAAAAGTAGAGTGCTCTTTCAAAGCTCCATTATATTCGAATAAATAAATAAACACGGTCCCGAATAGAAGAAGCAGAAAAGTGGTTGTTAAAATAATTCGCGAATTTAGATTGATCACCCACGGAGTATGATGAAGTTTCTCTTTGCTGAAAAAGGAGAGAAAGAGATTTCTGATCAAATGTTTAACATATTTGTAAACGTTATATACGATGGGAAAGCCAAGTCCACCGAAAATAAACAACGATGCTACGGTAAAATGTAAACCATAGTTGAATTGATAACCTGGTTCATACAAATTACCGCTTAACGTAGAAAATCCGGCATTACAAAACGCAGAAATCGCATGGAATATGGAAAAGAAAATTCCTTTATTCACCGAACCATCCAGTAGAGAAAGGTCCAAAGTGGAGTAAATGAAAACTGCGCCTAAAGCTTCTACGATCACCGTAATGATAATGATAATCTTAAGGGTGTTAAAAACCTCGCCCAATTTATCAGAACTCGTCATTTCGCCCAGACTGATCTGGTTTTCGTAAGAAGAACCGCCGCGGAAAAAGTAACTGAAATAGCTCGCAAAAGTCATAATTCCCAAACCACCAATCTGAATGAGGGAAATGATGATAATCTTACCAAAAAGTGTAAAATCTTTTGCGGTATCCAAAACAATCAATCCTGTTACGCATACCGCACTGGTGGCAGTAAAAAGTGCATCTAAAGGTTTTATGCCATTTACCGTCGCATTAGGCATCATAAGTAATGCGGTTCCGAACAAAATAATAAATAGAAAACTTAAGATGAAAAGCTGCGCCGGATTAATAAAAGTCCTTTTAAAATTAATGTTTAAACTGGAAAAATCCCGAATGAAACACAGTACAATCAGCACATATAAAAGCCGAAGATTAAAGAATTGAAAGGTTCGCGTAGAGAAAAAATTATATTCAAAACGCGCCATATAATACACGACAATTAAGGTGGTCACGATAATTTCTAAGGGCCAGATCTTCCGGGTAGCGGGACTTTTCTTATAAAAATTGTAATATAGTATATTGAAAAGCGTCAGAATAAAACTGAAATCATAAAAATAGATGATTTGACTTCGGAAGAGGAATTCCTCAAAAAAACCCGTCTCCACGATCATAATCAAAACTGCGAGGAGACTCGTGTAAAAAGAAAAGAGATTTAGTTTTTTATTCCACATGAGTCAGATGTAAGTTGCAAAAGTATTTTAACAATTTAATTTATACGAATGTAAATAAATTTCAAGTAAAACGGCGAAAAAAGCTTTTTAATAAAAGAAATTATAGAAAGATTTTCGACACACATTCTATTTTGCGTATTTTTACACCAACTCATTTTACCATGTACAAATCCATTATTCGCCCTATTTTTTTCAAGTTCGACCCGGAAGAAGTTCATTATTTTACTTTTTCATTATTAAAGAATTTTCCTTTTCTAGCAAAGATTTTTCTGCCCAAACCCATTGAAGATAAAAGACTGGAAAGAGAAGTTTTCGGTTTAAAGTTT
This DNA window, taken from Kaistella carnis, encodes the following:
- a CDS encoding potassium channel family protein, whose amino-acid sequence is MKYIVVGLGNFGLSLAEKLTKLGNEVIGIDNSIAKVEAVKEKISYAICLDATDEFAMSGLPWKDTDIVIIAIGEDTGANIMATAMVKKLHPNRIISRAITPIHETILEAMNVETIIHPEDESAERWAKKLSLKGMVDSFELSMNFSIAEISIPDKLVGKTIEEVGFRNNYNLVCVTIIKKIADKNLFGKVKRINQIQGVVTTDTVLEAADILVIYGDNEDIKKFIKSN
- a CDS encoding TrkH family potassium uptake protein, which produces MWNKKLNLFSFYTSLLAVLIMIVETGFFEEFLFRSQIIYFYDFSFILTLFNILYYNFYKKSPATRKIWPLEIIVTTLIVVYYMARFEYNFFSTRTFQFFNLRLLYVLIVLCFIRDFSSLNINFKRTFINPAQLFILSFLFIILFGTALLMMPNATVNGIKPLDALFTATSAVCVTGLIVLDTAKDFTLFGKIIIISLIQIGGLGIMTFASYFSYFFRGGSSYENQISLGEMTSSDKLGEVFNTLKIIIIITVIVEALGAVFIYSTLDLSLLDGSVNKGIFFSIFHAISAFCNAGFSTLSGNLYEPGYQFNYGLHFTVASLFIFGGLGFPIVYNVYKYVKHLIRNLFLSFFSKEKLHHTPWVINLNSRIILTTTFLLLLFGTVFIYLFEYNGALKEHSTFGALIEAFFISANNRTAGFNTVDVSLISAPTLMICIFLMWIGASPASTGGGIKTSTFAIAVLNIISLAKGKKRTEIYRREIGEHSIRRAFAIIALSLLVLGIGIFLLVIVEPDKDLLTLAFEAFSAFSTVGQSVNTTPNLSSAGKLIIIAMMFIGRVSMFSLLIAMMKREKYHNYQYPKEEILIN